A genomic window from Arvicola amphibius chromosome 5, mArvAmp1.2, whole genome shotgun sequence includes:
- the LOC119814874 gene encoding olfactory receptor 4F3/4F16/4F29-like codes for MERVNCSLSSEFVFLGLTSSWDVQLLLFVFSSVLYMASMMGNCLIVFTVASDHHLHSPMYFLLSILSFTDVGITSATSPKMIYDLFKKHKVISFRGCVTQIFFIHAIGGVELVLLIAMAFDRYVAICKPLHYLTLMSPKMCIFFLITALVVGPMHSVIQLAFIINLPLCGPNILDSFYCDLPQFIKLASMDTYRLELLASVNSGFMSVCSFIILIISYIVIIFTVLKHSSGGSAKALSTLSAHVTVVVLFFGPAILLYTWPSSSAHLDKFLALFDAVVTPFLNPVIYTLRNQEMKMAIKRIFRQLMVYRQIS; via the coding sequence ATGGAAAGAGTCAATTGTTCCCTGTCATCAGAGTTTGTGTTCCTGGGACTCACCAGCTCCTGGGATGTCCAACTGCTGCTCTTTGTGTTCTCCTCAGTGTTGTATATGGCAAGCATGATGGGAAACTGCCTCATAGTTTTCACTGTGGCCTCTGACCATCACTTACATTCCcctatgtattttcttttgtccATACTTTCTTTTACTGATGTAGGTATTACTTCTGCCACTTCACCTAAGATGATTTATGACTTATTCAAAAAACATAAAGTCATCTCCTTTAGAGGCTGTGTCACTCAAATCTTCTTCATCCATGCCATTGGTGGTGTGGAGTTGGTGCTGCTCATAGCCATGGCCTTTGATAGATATGTGGCCATATGTAAGCCTCTTCACTATCTGACCTTAATGAGCCCCAAGATGTGCATCTTCTTTTTGATTACTGCCTTGGTAGTTGGCCCTATGCACTCTGTGATACAACTGGCTTTCATAATAAATTTACCTCTCTGTGGTCCTAATATATTGGATAGCTTCTACTGTGACCTTCCTCAATTCATCAAACTTGCTAGCATGGACACATACAGACTGGAATTACTGGCCTCAGTCAATAGTGGATTCATGTCTGTGTGTTCCTTCATCATTCTGATCATTTCCTATATTGTCATCATATTTACTGTTCTGAAACACTCTTCAGGTGGTTCTGCCAAGGCTCTGTCTACGCTCTCAGCCCATGTGACAGTGGTGGTCTTATTCTTTGGTCCTGCCATACTTTTATATACATGGCCTTCTTCCTCTGCACACTTGGATAAGTTTCTGGCCCTGTTTGATGCAGTTGTCACTCCCTTTTTGAACCCTGTGATCTACACATTGAGAAATCAAGAAATGAAGATGGCAATAAAGAGAATATTCAGACAGCTAATGGTCTATAGACAAATCTCCTGA